ataatactgtcgGTCTTGTGCcttgacaaagaacttgttcatttgttcttcttctagtgctggtctgaccttggctgTTTTCgacctccaccgagtagcatactcgcggaaagtctcggatggcttcttctttaggttctggatataAAAGACGTCTGGTGCATTCTCCGTATTGAACCTAAATAGGTCCATAAATTCTGATGCTATGCTCACCCAATTGGCCCACTTCTTAGGgttctggcttatgtaccaggaTAGGGAATCTCCgataagacttctcatgaagagcttcatttGGATCCTTTCATCTTCTCCGACCCCCacgagcttgtcacagtaagttctcaGATGAACTTTGGGATTTCCCgttccatcaaacatttcgaacttgggaggtttgtaaccctccggcagtTCTACGTCTGGTTGTACGCACAGATCCTCATAATTTAGACCTTCTATCCCTttacctccttcaacaccctgaactcgacttgtcaatttcttgagttccttagccatgttcttgatgagcaggtccttcttagCGGATTCTGGTGCatatgagattggttgagtggagtgaggtatggtttccatgtatatggggttgttttggtgagtgccagggatttgggtgtagtggtggtcattggttgagttttgaggatcgggaatgggttgtggtatgATCTAAGGggtgtgataggtagtggtttatgggtactgggttggttgatgatgatgttgtggaggAGTTGGTCTCGGTAaaggattgggattttgaggtggagttgcatattgatgtggtgcgggaggattttgtggatgctggtttggtgtattttggggagatgctgggtttttggtattttgttggttgatgtcggggacgttcagggtgagggataggtttgctaagttgcggacttgctcaagttctccttgtaactccagtatcttttgttccaactgCAAAACCAAGTCATTTGGTGCCGGATTACTTCGACCATCTGAAGTTTCCGCATTCTCAGTGTTTttctttcgaataccacttaagtcattcATCTTAGTTTTTCCTCTGCTATTCGTATTACTTGGATGAGGGGGAGGTAGAGGGCTTCTAGATCTGGTGTAATATGTTGATGATGTCAATATGTGCGAACCAACcctaggggatgggaataataataagaagaataaagaaaaacaaaaagtaaacaagtcagtaaggattctgaaaagtttacagtatttaaacatatattgcgggaatgtaaattcgtgtcctaatttgagaGCCTCGTTGTACCCGAGGTAGgtctagcgacaaatagatttggagaaatacaatgccaataattgcctcatttcattaatgtaaaaatagacgtcccaaaacgacactaaataagataagtcactaatggcacttggccttattacatttgaaaagcaagtaaacctaatctacttggtctgAGAAAGACCTTCATCAAGCTGAATGCTCTTGTCGATCAGATCCCCCAGTTTGCGCAGGTTTAGCAGTAAGAATACCCTTGCCAGATGTCCTcattcgtttccctcagcgttctggcaatcggtgactctcttcctcattcttccttccaattccattagactgtactccagatattccatccTTTCGCTGGATTTAACAGCCCTCTCTTTCTactcattgatcatttccatATCGGCCTTGTGTTGCTCCATATGCTCGACTTCAGAATCGCGAATTCTTTTGCGCAGTTTGTTATACTTCACATGTGCTTCAACAACTtcgtctatgaccctatttcctggaccaacccttggctcgaatattcctTCTATGTTATCCTCTAAACATGACGGGTAAAAGTACACATGACCAGCATAATATcaatctggctcgatggtatccttttccacgataattttcaaatgccacatgtgctgagctttaCATTTGTATGGGACGTCCTCATCCTGAAAATCTGCCCTGTATTAACTTATTTTAGCAACTCGCGGTATGACCTGCCTCCTACCTGCCTGcctcataaccctgaggggaacataagggtatatgccccttaacccaatcaataccaagtgtggaacatcccttgatctgatgatgaactcgtcggtagggaaccactcaaacGTCCATTAAACCTGGTCCTCaatcaaattgttgaaaaactgtacccatcctacaacatcctctggttgagcaaacctgtctgggatataggtcattttcttgggatgatggaaggctacaTGATCATTCCATGGCCTTCGTGGAAATTCCTGACGGtattgacccttttggagatgttctaacaaccaaacttgcaacaacaaattgcaaccctcgaagtatCTGAATCTCTTCTGACAGCGCTCCAAGGCCCGGtacatatctgcaatgatcatagggacaatggtatatgtctgcccctcgatcccgtccttcaaagttttggccaccatggccagctTGATGTGGATTCTGTCCCCTTAGATCGGGAACACTAGCATACCCAAGAAACACACGATGAACACGAAAACCCTGCggtgaatccaacccaaggagctgatggagaattcatcatcgaAAATACGGTAAGACCTATTGTGACTGTAttgttcatagaggaagtcgaagggtatgtaggagtttttcaggcactccaagtcatcattcttctttaaccCATCATTTTCAAAAACCTCCTAGTGGTGCGATTTTCAGGTACCAATAAACCAGGGCTATCCTAAGGCAACCCAGTGAATCtccctatttcttccaagagaggggtcatttctatgtttccAAAGCGGAACACAGCCCTTTCTTTATCCCAGAACATGGTGGcaacttcgatcaacattttgtttggtGGCAGGACCAACaaagaaggcaaatttcccaagacctttttcacatgattttggtcacttgataGAAGATCTCTCCACAAATCTATCAATGGGGATCGTATGTTACTGACCATGCCGAACCTGAGgatttcgtgcctcattttttgcaaaacaaaaaatagttatgccctttccccctccaggttcgtttatttatacaacaatgaatAGCACATTGGCACTTATTTATCCAAAATTAATGTACACGGtcgtggttgcgtccgttggtattatggaaaacccgatggacttttggatgaggcttgtcttaaagggttattatgtggacagcATATTAacccaactaggtttgaccatgatgcatgcacaattaatcagagtaaggttgttATAGAGGTCTAGATTAGGaccctcaagcagacaacttgagggggaaaggaaTGGAATCGTCGATTACACCGCTGatcaactagttttaccgcaaatatgcatTTTCACATTTAGTGGGTGATATATATAGGAAGAGCTCAAACACTTatcaagtgttgctataggattgattgcacacaagtggaatatgatgttgagcatgatttatgcaataataaataacatgttgtcaagtatttgcacgttaaaaaggATAAATGTGGTATTTAagtaattgaaagacagttaagaaagaaaacaaggatacaagtcagtttcaggaaataaaggaaatcataaatgcttgagaaataagcaattaaatccaagtaaggggGAACGGGAAAGGTTGTATCAACAaaataaagcatgcttaagattaattcacaaaaacaagttTGTTATgctaagagcctaaaatatccccagcagagtcaccatgctgtcgcacccccttttcctcgcggagtccgggttttgggtatggaatttgaaaagttaccacctaacggatttaaggtgccttaaggcacctaaagcaaataactcataaaccagtttgcattactagagattgggtaagggcttgaaataaccttgaggggaaggtgttagacacctcTTGCGGTCCACAACGGTCGGTCCCGGCCAAACCCGAATTAGGTGAATCAGTCTTATAAACAGATAAAGCAAATTAGACAAATGGATATTACATTTAAAACAAGGagtaaagggggtcctaggttttttaacctataggatcacttctatgcaatacttggtaatcgtccccaagttaGGGTGCTACATATAGcatagcgcacaggtcatcatatcctttactgcTCAATTACTCTCcacttagtggttatataagcgaatCTAATTAAATGTACTCTATGCGTGCATTACTCGTCTCTTACTTATGGTCCTGGAGAT
This genomic stretch from Nicotiana sylvestris chromosome 9, ASM39365v2, whole genome shotgun sequence harbors:
- the LOC138877472 gene encoding uncharacterized protein — translated: METIPHSTQPISYAPESAKKDLLIKNMAKELKKLTSRVQGVEGGKGIEGLNYEDLCVQPDVELPEGYKPPKFEMFDGTGNPKVHLRTYCDKLVGVGEDERIQMKLFMRSLIGDSLSWYISQNPKKWANWVSIASEFMDLFRFNTENAPDVFYIQNLKKKPSETFREYATRWRSKTAKVRPALEEEQMNKFFVKAQDRQYYERLVVIENHKFSFIIKLGERIEESIKSGIVTNFEAL